The following DNA comes from Mucisphaera calidilacus.
CATACTCGCGCTGTTGATTGGGCTGCTGCTGCCGGCCCTCCGTTCTGCCAGAGAGACGGCACGAACCGCGGTCTGTCTGGCCAACATGAAGTCTTATGGCATCGGGCTTGATGTTTATGCGCTGGAGCACAACGGTTGGCTCGCAGGCCCTTACACCTCGGGCAACGGCAATCGTCGTTGGGGGCAGGCGGATGTCTTCAACTGGGCGGAGGAGACCGCTTCCAATGCTCCGTCTTACGCGTATGACTGGGTATCACCATCCATGAGCGATATCATGGGCGGATTGCCTCGGCAACGTGCGAAGCGACTCGTGGCTATTCTCAACAGCGAATTATCATGTCCCACCAATGATATTGAGTACGGATCATCCAATGGGCTCTCCGGTGAGGACGTTTACTCGGATCCCTACGGGCCCAGTGATGCGGTCATACGCAATGCGAATGGCGGCGAGCTTCCGCAGCTAGTCGACTACTCTCTCATCCTCGGATTTCACGAGACACGATACGGTCCTTACGAGGCTGATTCGGGTTATCAACCCAACTTGAATCAGATCGGGAGACCATCGGCCAAGGCATCGGTACAGGAGGGTGCTGACCCCAGGTTTCTTGATGTACGCGGCTTCGATCTTGGGAGCGAGTACAACGATTACTCGGGAGGTCCGCTCTGCCATCGTGGTGCCGCATCCTATACGGATGGCAGCACTTTCAGAAAGTCCGAACCCGGCAAGGTCACGGATCTGGCGCAAACCTATGCATTCCGTCATCCCAACAAGACGATTAATACTCTCTTTTTCGACGGTCACGTGGATAATCAGGATTCCTACGCGGCCATAGGCGGGTTTGCCCAGTACTTTCCTGAGGCATTTGTGCCGTACGAGTTCTATCGTGATCTGTACGGGTTGGACTAGGCCGTGCTTGACTGCTCATCTGCGCGGCGGTTGTTAGACGCTTGCGCGAGGTTGACAGGGTTGCGAAGATGACCTTGCTGACAAGGAGGTCATGGATGCGACGCTACGAACTGACCGATGAAGCGCGGGTATGGCTGGAATCTGATGCCCGCTGCCGGGTCAGGCGGTAGTTTCGATAGCGTCACATGGCTTTAGAGCATCAGGGCGAGGCGGTCATCGTCGGTGAAGCAGGCGAGTGTGCTCCATCCCCAGAAGGGGTTGAGTCCACATCCTTCGCCGGTCTCGGCGTTGTAGTACTCGCGGAAGCCGGCCTTGTTCACCAGTTCCATGGTTGCCGTGTCGATCCGCTTCGCTTCGTCGTGGTATCCGTAGTGTCTGAGTCCCCGGGCGAGCATGTAGTTGGTGGGGACCCATGTGTTGGCGCGCCAGCTGCAGCCGATGTCAGCGGGCAGCGGGGTTTGGCTGTACCAGCGTTCGGTTCGGGCGAGTGTCGGGACGGGGTAGGGCGACGCGAAGCCGTTGTTGTCAAGCAGGTGTTCATGGACCATCCGCCTGGCCTGTTCGGGGGTGGCAACGCGAGCCCAGAGTGTGCTGAAGGCGGCGATGCTACGCACGCGGATCTGTTTGTCGCTGACAGGCGTCCAGAGTTGCGAACCCCGCGGGGCAGAGTCGCAGAAGGTATCGGATTGGGCGCGGAGGTTGCCGTCGTAGAAGAACCCGGTCTCTTCATCCCAGAGTCGTTGACGGATTCGGGATGCTCGTGCCTCTGCCTGCTGCTCGCGGGCTGATGCCTGCTCGTCCTGCCCTGCCAGTCGGAGGAGGGCGGCGAGTGCGCGGCACTCACGGACGAGGTAGCAGTTGAGATCCACGCCCTGGCTGACGCGGTCGAGCCAGTAGCCAGCCCGTTCATGCTGGTTGTCCATGCCGGTGTGGGGTGCGCTCATCCAGTCGCTGAGGCCCGAGTTCGTGCTGTCCATCGTGTTGAGCCAGTAGTCGAGGTATCGCTGTAGTCCTGTGAGCAGGCCGGGTTCGAGAAGCCAGTCGATGTTGTTGCGGGCCACGGTGCTGAGGTGCGCGATCTGGGCGAGAAAGGGCTTGACGTGCTCGTGGTCATGGGTCGGTGTTGAGGGGACAGAGCGTGCGATAAAACCGTCTTCGCGTTGATGGTTGAGAAAGATCCGGATGGCGTTCTGGGAGAGGTGCGCCGGCCAGTCCATTGCGATGAGGATGAGGGTGTCAAAGAACTGGTCCCAGTCGTAGAGCGTGTGGTAGGCGTAGCCAGTGAAGTACTCGAGTCCGGTGGTGGGGTCGGTGATGACGCCCGTTCTCATGAGCTGTTCAATCTCGTTAAGTTGTTTTCTAGCAATAAAAAAGGAATCGGGTGGTGTCCATGTGCCCGGTGTGATTGGTGTGGCTTGGGGGATGTTGAGGGATGTGTGTATCTGGTTCATCGTTGGGCATCCTCTTGAAAAAGGATCAGAAAGTGATTGACACGGCCTGAATCGGCGTTTATCTTACACGTGTAATATTTCACGTGTAAGTTTTGTGGTTGATTTGATTCACGATTTTTATTCAGGACATGTTTGTGGCGACCATCAAGGAAATCGCGAAGCTTGCTGGCGTTTCTCACGTCACCGTTTCCAAGGTTCTCGGCGGCGAGATACCGGTGAGTCGTCCTGCTGCTGTCCGTCGTGCGAAGAAGATTCAGCAGATCGCGGACGAATTGGGCTACCGCCCCAACCACACGGCACAGGCGCTCCGCACCGGTCGGACCGGGCTGATCGCGGTGCTGGGTAATACGCCGTTGAGTTTTGACGACCACAATCTTGAGGAAGCGAACATTTTGCGGCGTGTGGCCGCCATGCTCCGCGAGGAGGGGCTGAATCTTTCTGCCCAGCTCTGTGACCGAGCGGAGAAGAACGGGTTACTCCCGCCTTGGCGTGTGGACGCGGCGATTCTGATCGCTGCCTATTCATCCGACCAGACCGAGGATGTCGAGAAGGACGGCCTGCCTTATGTCGCCTTCAACGGCGAGTGCGGTCCGAACGGCTCGTCGGTTCAGTTCGATGACAAGGCCGGTGTGCTTATGGCGATGCGCGCGTTGCGTCGTGTCGGGCACGAGCGGATCGCCTACATGTCGAACTACAAGCCTTACGACCACCGCAGTGTTCCGCTGCGGCTCGAGGGTTATCACGAGGCGATGCGGGAAGCGGGTCAGGAGCCCCTGCCGACCTATCCCAACGGGGGTGTTTCGGAGTCGGAGGTTGCCGAGCACCTGGGCATGCTGGTCCGTGAGCATGGCTGCACGGCGATTGTCTGCTGGGACCCGTGGGTGGCGCTTTATGCCTACCGCGCGGCGCGTGAGATCGGTCTGGACTTGCCGGGCGACCTCTCGGTGATCGCCTTCAACGACACGCCGCTCGGCAGTCAGGCGCTCCAGCCGCGTCTGTCGGCGGTCACGCGTCCTGTTGAGGCGACGGCACGGGCGATGGTTGAGTTGCTTAACGAGCGTATGTCGTCGGACGTTGTCGCGGCGCGCAGCATCACCGTGACGCCTGACGTCGTGGTGCGTGAGTCGATTGCGCCGCCTCGCCAGCGAGGGGGTGTGTCTTGATCAGTGTTTCAGAAGCGGTGGCCGGTGCCACTGCACGGATCATCTCTGTTTCCGTTTCCCTTATCAGGAGGAATGTCATGTTCAGCCATTGTTTCACGGGTTCGGTCTCGACTCTCACGGTTGTGTTCGCTCTAGCGATCCCGGGTGGGGTCAGCGCCGACGTTGTTTTCATGGAAGATTTCGAGTCAGCGGACACGAGTGGCGGCAATGCGACGATGGCACAGATTACCGTGACTGGCGGCTACAACGCTCCGAACATCATTGGCAATTTTGCGACGAACCTGCCTCAGTCGTCGAACTTCATCTTTCTGGACACCGATTTTTTCTTCACCGATGACGTGCCCAGTCCGGTGTCGACGGAGGTTCTCTACACGCCCGATCCCGCGGTCGTCGCCTTGCCGGGGTACAGCTACACCCTGATGTTCGAGGCGGCGGGCAACTTCGGTGCGCCCGGCCCGCTGACGTACGCCTTGCTGGTCGACGGCGTCGAGGTGGCCACGAACACGGTGGATCTGAATGTCGGGCCTGTGGTGCCGATTTCCTTCTCCGGGGCGTCTGGGGCGATCGCGATTTCGCTGGTTGGGGAGGCGACCGCCGGTGGCTACGGCCAGATTCAGATCGACAACATCACGATCGATGAGGTGGCTGTTCCCGAGCCTGCGGGTTTCGTGCTTCTTGCGAGCGGTCTGGCGTTGGTTCGCCGTCGTCGCTCCTGATTCTGTGAACAAGGGTGTCTCGGGCTGAGAGGCCCGGGTCCCCGTTGCTGACTGGGCCGTTCTGGCTGTGGTCTGCGCGCCTCGGCTCGTGATCGAATCTGCCCCCATCTGTACGGAGTCCTCCTATGCTTGCATCTACGCCCGGACGCCGAAGTCACGGCGGTTTCACGCTGATTGAGCTTCTCGTCGTGATCTCGATCATTGCGTTGCTGATCGGTATCCTGCTCCCGGCGCTGGGTGCGGCCCGTGCTTCGGCGCGGAATGTCGGGTGTTTGTCGGGCATGCGTCAGCTGGGTATCGCCTTGTTCAGCTACGCGACCGACCACGACGATTATTTCGTTTACGCCCAGTATCGCCAGAACGGTTCTTCGCCTTGGGAGAACTGGTCCACGATCCTTCAGCAGCTTGATTACGCGACCGGGCCTTTTCTGGAGAACGCGGATGACTTGCCGGATCCGGACAGTGTTTATTTCTGTCCGGACGCTGACCCGGACCGCTACGCCTCATCGGGGTGGCCGGCGACGGATCACTTTGACACGTGGAACGAGCAGGCCTGGCGTCTGGACACGGGCGGCGGCTTCCGCGATGTCTGGTACGGCATCAATGCCGGTCCGGCGGGCAACACGGACAGCTACCCGTTTATCTTCGTGGACAACGGTGACAATCCCGACCAGAACAAGCCGAGTCGCATGTCGATTGTGAGCCGGCCGAGCAGCACGGTTGCGATTTTTGATGGCTGGTCGC
Coding sequences within:
- a CDS encoding type II secretion system protein: MRTIRHSLAFTLIELLVVISILALLIGLLLPALRSARETARTAVCLANMKSYGIGLDVYALEHNGWLAGPYTSGNGNRRWGQADVFNWAEETASNAPSYAYDWVSPSMSDIMGGLPRQRAKRLVAILNSELSCPTNDIEYGSSNGLSGEDVYSDPYGPSDAVIRNANGGELPQLVDYSLILGFHETRYGPYEADSGYQPNLNQIGRPSAKASVQEGADPRFLDVRGFDLGSEYNDYSGGPLCHRGAASYTDGSTFRKSEPGKVTDLAQTYAFRHPNKTINTLFFDGHVDNQDSYAAIGGFAQYFPEAFVPYEFYRDLYGLD
- a CDS encoding MGH1-like glycoside hydrolase domain-containing protein, coding for MRTGVITDPTTGLEYFTGYAYHTLYDWDQFFDTLILIAMDWPAHLSQNAIRIFLNHQREDGFIARSVPSTPTHDHEHVKPFLAQIAHLSTVARNNIDWLLEPGLLTGLQRYLDYWLNTMDSTNSGLSDWMSAPHTGMDNQHERAGYWLDRVSQGVDLNCYLVRECRALAALLRLAGQDEQASAREQQAEARASRIRQRLWDEETGFFYDGNLRAQSDTFCDSAPRGSQLWTPVSDKQIRVRSIAAFSTLWARVATPEQARRMVHEHLLDNNGFASPYPVPTLARTERWYSQTPLPADIGCSWRANTWVPTNYMLARGLRHYGYHDEAKRIDTATMELVNKAGFREYYNAETGEGCGLNPFWGWSTLACFTDDDRLALML
- a CDS encoding LacI family DNA-binding transcriptional regulator, translating into MATIKEIAKLAGVSHVTVSKVLGGEIPVSRPAAVRRAKKIQQIADELGYRPNHTAQALRTGRTGLIAVLGNTPLSFDDHNLEEANILRRVAAMLREEGLNLSAQLCDRAEKNGLLPPWRVDAAILIAAYSSDQTEDVEKDGLPYVAFNGECGPNGSSVQFDDKAGVLMAMRALRRVGHERIAYMSNYKPYDHRSVPLRLEGYHEAMREAGQEPLPTYPNGGVSESEVAEHLGMLVREHGCTAIVCWDPWVALYAYRAAREIGLDLPGDLSVIAFNDTPLGSQALQPRLSAVTRPVEATARAMVELLNERMSSDVVAARSITVTPDVVVRESIAPPRQRGGVS
- a CDS encoding prepilin-type N-terminal cleavage/methylation domain-containing protein gives rise to the protein MLASTPGRRSHGGFTLIELLVVISIIALLIGILLPALGAARASARNVGCLSGMRQLGIALFSYATDHDDYFVYAQYRQNGSSPWENWSTILQQLDYATGPFLENADDLPDPDSVYFCPDADPDRYASSGWPATDHFDTWNEQAWRLDTGGGFRDVWYGINAGPAGNTDSYPFIFVDNGDNPDQNKPSRMSIVSRPSSTVAIFDGWSLHYGWPATISPTRHPNENVNVAHLDGSVRGYSDSVLPYGGELYTEAYREKVANGGPEWTLDYR